In the genome of Aequorivita sp. H23M31, the window ATACGATACATGAGTTTATATTTTACAGAAGAACACGAATTTTTCAGAAAAAGTTTTCAGGATTTTCTTCAAAAAGAAGTAGTGCCACATATTGATAAATGGGAAAAAACCGGACATATCGAGCGGTTTATTTGGGAGAAATTCGGAGAGATGGGCTATTTTGGAATATACCAATCTGAAAAATACGGAGGTCTGGACCTCGATCTTTTCTATACCGTAATCTTTTTGGAGGAACTTCAAAAAATCAATTCTGGAGGTTTTGCTGCCGCCATGTGGGCACACGCTTATCTGGCGATGACACATTTGAAGAAGGAAGCCAATCACGTACAAAAGGAAAAGTATTTGACTCCGAGTATTACTGGTGAAAAAATAGGATGCCTTTGTATTACAGAGCCCTTTGGAGGAAGTGATGTTGCAGGAATGAGAACAACCGCCATAAAAAAGGGTGATAAATATGTTCTCAACGGGTCAAAAACTTTCATTACCAACGGTATTTACAGTGACTATTTGATCGTTGCCGCCAAAACCGCTCCCGAACTAGGAAACAAAGGAATTAGCATTTTTGTAATCGATCGTGATACTCCCGGCATTTCTGCAACCAAACTCGACAAACTGGGATGGAGAGCCAGCGACACTGCCGAAATTGCCTTTGACAATGTTGAAATTCCAGTAGAAAATTTGATGGGTGAGGAGAACCTAGGTTTTCCATACATTATGCAGCACTTCGCCTTGGAACGTTTAATTATGGGAATTAACGCACACGCCCGCAGTGAATATGCTTTGGAATATACAATCCAATATATGAAGGAAAGAACTGCCTTTGGGAAAAGTATTTCCAAGTTTCAGGCCCTCAGACATAGAGTTGCGCAATTGGCAAGTGAAATTGAAGTGTGCAAAACTTTCAATTACGTAACTGCTAAGCGACTAAACGATGGAGAATATGTGGTTAAGGAAGCCACCATGAGCAAACTGATTTCCACAAAAGTATCAGATGAAGTTATGACAGAATGTCTCCAGTTTTTGGGAGGATATGGTTATATGGAAGATTATCCATTAGCTCGATTATTGCGTGATAGCCGCTTGGGACCAATCGGTGGCGGTACTTCTGAAATACTTCGTGAAATCATATCCAAAATGGTTATCGAGGGAGTAGAGTATAAGCCGGCAACATAAAAAATTTTGTGAGTTTGTCTCCTCGAGCGCAGTCGAGAGGTAATTAGGTTTCGACTGCGCTCAACCAGACATATTAAATTCGTATTTTTTATAATTTCTTTTTTGAGAAGTATATAAACTCTGTGTAGACTTTTCAATATTTAAATACTTTCCACAATGGTCCAGCAAAAATTTAGACAATTATTAATTTTAATGATGGGTTTAATAACCGCAACCGCTCTCTCCCAAACAGAGATTAAAGGGAAGGTTGCCGACTTTATGACTTTTGGCCCTATTGAAAGCGCAAGTGTCTATATTCAAAATACCACTGTTGGGACTATTACCAATGCCGATGGAAAATTTGCGCTTATGGTGCCTGCAAAAAATATGGCTGATACACTTGTAATATCCTCTATAGGTTATAGCAGTTATAGGGCGATAATCAGTGAATTTGAAAATGGTTCTGATATTTTTTTGGAGGAAGATGTTGCCTCATTGGATGAAGTTGTTCTGGTTGCCGATACAAGACCGAAAACAGGAAATGAAATAATGGTTCGGGCAATTGAGCGATTACCAGAAAACCTGCCGGCAGAACCTTATCTTGAGAAAGGGTTTTTAAGACATAAGGAAAGAAATAAAAAGGAATATAAATGGCTGATTGAAGCTGCAATTACCCTATATGATTCTGATTATGGAGCTAACGCCAAGGATAATCTAAAGATTAATGTAGATGAAACTAGAAAGAGTTACGATCTTCGGGATATTGACAGTCTTTTTACCTATTCCGCGTATCTTAAAAATATAGGAAGAAGTCCAAAATCGGGTGTGGTGAGTCGAAATTCGATTAAAACTTCAACCTTAATCGATGCCATTAAATGGAATGACGAACGGGTGAGTGGCCTTGATAATCTTTTTAAGGGAAAACTTAATCTCATTAGAAATGCCGGTGCTTTGGGGGCATTGTTTGGAAAGAATATGCTGGAAAGACATCAATTCCATTTAGACACAGTTTTGGTGGATAACGGCAGAAAAATTTATAAAATAAAGATATCCAAAGGTGCAGATTTTGTGGGATTAAACACACAAGGTATTTATAATGAAGGATTTGAACCGAAGGGGTGGATTTATGTTTATTACGACAATTACGCTATTAAAAAAGTTGAATATGAATTGATAGCAGCTTCCGATGTTCAGAAAAAACGAAGTAAAAGTCTTTTCGACACCCAAACGCTTCATAAAGTTGTGGAAACCTACCGAGAATACAATGGTAAAATGTATCCTAGTTATTTCTACTATGAAACCCCCAAACTTGTCAATGTTGGCGACCGTTCTTCTGAAAGAACCAAAACCGAGTCCGCTCCTGGATTTGATAAGAGCGAACAATATTATTATACCATTCAGGAAATTCTTTTTTCGGATATAATTCAAGATCCAGAGCTTATTGAAGAAGAGTTGAAAGAAAACCAGTGGACCGCCGATATCTTTTCTCCAAAACCCTATAACGCTGAATTCTGGAAAAACTATAATGTACTATTGGAAAGCCAGGAAGAGGAAAAACTTATCATGGATTTGAGCAAACGTGCGACATTATTTAAAGAGTAATTTTATCATAATCCTAAGACTCTGAAGGTTAGGGTATTTGTTGTATATTTCTTTATTATGAAGGAATTAGTTAATCTCTTTAGCCAGAAAAGTTTAAGAACGGAAGCGATCAACTTATATAATACCCTGGCTGCTTCGTCATATTTTATAGTTTTAACCCTGCTTTCTTATTATCCTATTGAAATTATTCAAATGCGCTAATTTTTTAAGTGGGTGCTTTTCATTTTTAACATCTCCGCTTGACTTTCTTTTTTATTAAGTTTCTCTAAATTTTTGATTCTACAGTACATTTATTTCTCGTTTGGAGGTCAGAACGGCCTTGTCTGGCCGTTTGGGTGAGGATCATTTTCCACGTTTCGCTTGAGGAACTCAATCCTCCATTTTTCGAAGTTCCTGATAATTCCGCTTTAATCTCCTCAATAGCGTTCCGTACACAAATCGATAGAACAGTATTATCAGAACAATTACACCCAGTCCAATAATAAATTGAATCAAGAAGAATGTGGTAAAAAACTGATCTTGGTTCATGGTGGCCACTACTCCATAATCTTTTACCATCAACTGAAAAACCAGATCTTGATTGGTATAGTAAAAAATATTTACTGCCAACAACATTAAAAAGGCACTGGCGAGGTTGTAAATTATAAAATATTTCACTGTGCGCCGAGTGCGTATAATGTTGCCCATTAACTCCTTTATAGAATCGGTGGCCGATATTTTTCTATAATTCCTATAGAATAGAATTATAAAAAAAATGAAAACCGCATAGTATAAGATGTTTGAGGCAAACATCATCTCTTTCAGACCAATATCCCTAGAAAATCTCTGGCTCGATTCGGGAACCAGAAAGGCGAGACTCGACCATAAGAGAATTTCGCCAATGCTGATAAATAATATCCACTTAACAATGGAAGAGGATTTCTTTAGGAGCATCTTATAAATCTCGTTGTAAGTCAATTGTGGCAATTTTGGATCTTGATCCTGCCACCGACTTTTCAATAATTCTAATTCATCCATATTTTGTTAGGGATTTAAAATCTTTCGTATTTTATCTTTTACCCTGTTCATTTTCACTCTTGCATTTACTTCAGTAATTCCTAAGGTATCGGATATTTCTTTATAATTCTTGTCTTCCAAATAAAGAAAGACCAAAGCCTTATCAATATCGTTTAACTCCTTTACGGCACTGTACATTTGCGTTAGTTGTCTTTCTTCTGTGTTGTCATAATCTTCCGAAGCAATTTTAAAGCTCACGCCTTCAAAATCCTGTGTTTTAATGCTACGTTTTGATTTTCTGTAAAGTGTAATGGCAGTGTTGAGCGCCACGCGATACATCCAAGTACTAAACTTCGATTCTCCTCGAAATTTTGGAAAGGCTTTCCAGAGCTGAATGGTTATTTCCTGAAACAAATCATTGTGCGCATCTTGGTCATTGGTGTATAAACGACAGATTTTATGCACGATGTTTTGGTTCTCTTCCAGCTCCTTAACAAATATATGTTCGAGATTTTCCTTCAAAGGTTGATTTTGATTGGCTATATGGTTAGTATTCCTATTCTCTGCATTGTTACAAATTTCACAAAATTTCAGACTTACGTTTCAAACAAAGGTATTTTTGTCTATTATTTCACTACTATGAATGTTCCAGATACCAACTTACCCCGAATTATTGTTATTGGTGGCGGTTTTGCCGGGATCTCCTTTATAAAGAGGCTCAAAGGGGAAAAGGTGCAGATCGTGCTTTTTGACCGGCATAATTACCACACCTTTCAACCCTTGCTATATCAAGTTTCTACCGGTGGTTTGGAGCCGGATTCAATTGCATACCCGCTTCGAAAGATCTTTAGAAAACACACCGATTTCCATTTTAGGATGGCGGAAGTAAAGCATATTAATACCAAAGAAAACAGTATTTCCACATCTGTGGGAAGTTTGTCTTTTGACTATTTGGTAATTGCTACGGGGACCCGCACCAATTATTTTAGTAATGAAAACATTGCACATTATAGTATGCCGATGAAAACCGTGCCACAGGCATTGAATATTCGGAGTTTGATTCTGCAGAATATTGAAGAAGCCGATAGGGCCCAAAGTGAAAGTGAACGTCGGCGTTTCCTAAATTTTGTAATAGCGGGCGGAGGTCCAACCGGAGTTGAATTATCCGGAGCCTTGGCGGAATTCAGAAAGGGAATTCTCGAGAATGATTATCCCGAACTGGACGAGGATGAAATGGAAGTGCATTTAATAGAAGGCCAGGATAGAGTTTTACCGCCAATGAGCGAACAGGTTTCAAAAAAAGCACAGCGATTTCTAGAAAAACTTGGAGTGAAGGTGCATCTAAGTACCTTAATAAGCGACTATGACGGAACTACAGTTACCACAAAAGACGGAAAAACATTTAAAACAGCAACTTTTATTTGGGCTGCGGGTGTTACAGGCGCGCCGGTAGAGGGAATAAATGCATCCGCAATAGTTGAAAAAGTCAATCGATACAAAGTTGACCACTTTAATAAAATAGAGGATATTGATAATGTTTATGCCCTGGGAGATATTGCATTAATGACAACAGAGGATTACCCCAAAGGACATCCCCAAGTTGCACAACCAGCAATTCAACAAGGGAAGCGACTTGGGAAAAATTTTAAAAAGATGCTTAAAGGAGAAAAAATGGAGCCGTTTAAGTATTTTGATAAAGGAACAATGGCCACAGTTGGAAGAAACAAGGCTGTGGTTGATATTGGAAATCTTCATTTTGGTGGGGCAATAGCTTGGTTTTTATGGATGTTTGTACACCTTTGGTTTTTAGTAGGTTTTCGGAATAGGGTAATAACCTTCTTCAATTGGACTTATAATTATATCAATTTTGATAAAGCCGCACGATTGATTATTAGGCCGTTTAAGAGGAATTAAACTATTTCCAGTTTCGAGCTTCAGGTTTTCACTTTCTTCCTCCGTCGCCAAAGTTTCGGCGGGCTAGGAATTTCAAGTTTCAGGTTCGATTCCTGAATTATGTTTGAAGATTTCATCTATGCGGTCTGTATTTTAAACCTTTTAATTTTTTTGTCCTCGACATCGTACATCCATAATCCAACATCCGGCACCTCGCCCCCGTCATCCAAGCACCCAGCATTCCCAATGACACTTCGGCCGTAAAATTTTACAGCTCGGTCTGATTTTATTTTATAGGAGTATTCAAAACTTCACCTTTGAACTATAAACTCAAAGTAAATGAAAAAGTCAGTACTCTATTTTTTATTCGGTATTTTACCTTCCCTGCTTTTTTCACAAACAGTCATTTCGGGAGTCGTTAAGGATAATAAAGGAATCCCGGTGATGGGCGCCAATGTTTATTTGGAAGGGACTTATGATGGATCCACTACAGACGACTTAGGGAAGTTTAAATTTGAAACTTTCGAAGTGGGGAAGCATACTTTGCTTATTTCTTATGTTTCCTTCGAACCCTATAAAATGACGGATGACGTTGGGAAGATGAATAATCTTTCCATTACAATGCGGGAGGATGTAAATTCGTTGGAAACAGTAACTATTTCGGCAGGCACTTTTTCTGCTGGTGATAACAGTAAGATATCAGTATTAAAACCTTTAGACATTGTCACTACTGCTAGTGCGGTGGGAGATTTTGTCGGGGCGTTGCAAACCCTTCCCGGAACTTCGACTGTGGCAGAAGACGGCCGTCTTTTTGTACGTGGAGGAGATGCGGACGAGACGCAGGTTTTTATCGATGATATTCGGGTGTTTACTCCTTATAGCCCAACTGCTCTTAATGTCCCGACCCGTGGACGTTATAGCCCATTTTTATTTGATGGAATTACATTCTCGACCGGAGGTTACTCAGCCGAATATGGCCAAGCACTTTCCTCCGTATTGCTGCTGAACACTATAGATGAACCCACGAATGATAAAACGGATATTTCAATTATGAGCGTGGGGCTAGGTCTGGGGCAAACAAAAAAGTGGGAATCTCCCTCAGCAGAATCCTGGAATCAGGGAAGATCTTTGAGTGTGAATGCGGCTTATATAAACTTGGCTCCTTATATCGCAATTTTTCCAGGAAGAAATGACTGGAAAAAACCTTTTGAAGCGTTTTCCGGGGAAGCAGTTTTTCGCCAAAAATTTAAGGATGGATTGTTAAAGATATATAGTGCTTATGAAAATACCGATTTTGAGTTGATCCAAGAGGATATTAATTATCCAGATGGAATCCGTTTTAAATTGAACAATCAAAATTTTTATACCAATACCAGTTACAGTCGGTTGTTGAAAAATGGATGGGGTCTCTTCGCCGGCGGTAGTTATACTTTAAACAAAACGAAAGTGGAGATAGATGAAGCAGATATTAAAGATGGTCAAAATTCTGCAGATTTGAAATTGAAATTCAAGAAACACTTCAGTAATCATTTTAAATTGAATTTTGGAATCGAGCAACTTCTTACGGATTTCACTGAGGATTACAGAGAAACTTCGTTAAGTGCTAAACTCGGTTTCAATAATAATATCACTGCCGCTTTTACTGAAGCCGATATTATT includes:
- a CDS encoding NAD(P)/FAD-dependent oxidoreductase — translated: MNVPDTNLPRIIVIGGGFAGISFIKRLKGEKVQIVLFDRHNYHTFQPLLYQVSTGGLEPDSIAYPLRKIFRKHTDFHFRMAEVKHINTKENSISTSVGSLSFDYLVIATGTRTNYFSNENIAHYSMPMKTVPQALNIRSLILQNIEEADRAQSESERRRFLNFVIAGGGPTGVELSGALAEFRKGILENDYPELDEDEMEVHLIEGQDRVLPPMSEQVSKKAQRFLEKLGVKVHLSTLISDYDGTTVTTKDGKTFKTATFIWAAGVTGAPVEGINASAIVEKVNRYKVDHFNKIEDIDNVYALGDIALMTTEDYPKGHPQVAQPAIQQGKRLGKNFKKMLKGEKMEPFKYFDKGTMATVGRNKAVVDIGNLHFGGAIAWFLWMFVHLWFLVGFRNRVITFFNWTYNYINFDKAARLIIRPFKRN
- a CDS encoding carboxypeptidase-like regulatory domain-containing protein; its protein translation is MVQQKFRQLLILMMGLITATALSQTEIKGKVADFMTFGPIESASVYIQNTTVGTITNADGKFALMVPAKNMADTLVISSIGYSSYRAIISEFENGSDIFLEEDVASLDEVVLVADTRPKTGNEIMVRAIERLPENLPAEPYLEKGFLRHKERNKKEYKWLIEAAITLYDSDYGANAKDNLKINVDETRKSYDLRDIDSLFTYSAYLKNIGRSPKSGVVSRNSIKTSTLIDAIKWNDERVSGLDNLFKGKLNLIRNAGALGALFGKNMLERHQFHLDTVLVDNGRKIYKIKISKGADFVGLNTQGIYNEGFEPKGWIYVYYDNYAIKKVEYELIAASDVQKKRSKSLFDTQTLHKVVETYREYNGKMYPSYFYYETPKLVNVGDRSSERTKTESAPGFDKSEQYYYTIQEILFSDIIQDPELIEEELKENQWTADIFSPKPYNAEFWKNYNVLLESQEEEKLIMDLSKRATLFKE
- a CDS encoding TonB-dependent receptor yields the protein MKKSVLYFLFGILPSLLFSQTVISGVVKDNKGIPVMGANVYLEGTYDGSTTDDLGKFKFETFEVGKHTLLISYVSFEPYKMTDDVGKMNNLSITMREDVNSLETVTISAGTFSAGDNSKISVLKPLDIVTTASAVGDFVGALQTLPGTSTVAEDGRLFVRGGDADETQVFIDDIRVFTPYSPTALNVPTRGRYSPFLFDGITFSTGGYSAEYGQALSSVLLLNTIDEPTNDKTDISIMSVGLGLGQTKKWESPSAESWNQGRSLSVNAAYINLAPYIAIFPGRNDWKKPFEAFSGEAVFRQKFKDGLLKIYSAYENTDFELIQEDINYPDGIRFKLNNQNFYTNTSYSRLLKNGWGLFAGGSYTLNKTKVEIDEADIKDGQNSADLKLKFKKHFSNHFKLNFGIEQLLTDFTEDYRETSLSAKLGFNNNITAAFTEADIIFSRKLALKLGVRGEYAQLANEFSISPRASFAYKTAENSQISVAYGDFFQQAENEILKFDSALQSQHAQHYIINYQYAANNRIFRVEVYWKSYSDLVSYNDSIPNLNTQFSNMGSGYAKGLDWFWRDNESIRNFDYWISYSFLDTKREYKNYPTQATPPFANKHNLSVVGKYWIEDWRSQIGFSYQFASGRPYTDWNSPGFLEKKTKSYNSISLNWAYLISSQKILYASVNNVFAFRNVNGYQYANTPDANGYFASRELLPASDQFFMIGFFWTISQNSKDNQLKNL
- a CDS encoding acyl-CoA dehydrogenase family protein, yielding MSLYFTEEHEFFRKSFQDFLQKEVVPHIDKWEKTGHIERFIWEKFGEMGYFGIYQSEKYGGLDLDLFYTVIFLEELQKINSGGFAAAMWAHAYLAMTHLKKEANHVQKEKYLTPSITGEKIGCLCITEPFGGSDVAGMRTTAIKKGDKYVLNGSKTFITNGIYSDYLIVAAKTAPELGNKGISIFVIDRDTPGISATKLDKLGWRASDTAEIAFDNVEIPVENLMGEENLGFPYIMQHFALERLIMGINAHARSEYALEYTIQYMKERTAFGKSISKFQALRHRVAQLASEIEVCKTFNYVTAKRLNDGEYVVKEATMSKLISTKVSDEVMTECLQFLGGYGYMEDYPLARLLRDSRLGPIGGGTSEILREIISKMVIEGVEYKPAT
- a CDS encoding RNA polymerase sigma factor; the encoded protein is MKENLEHIFVKELEENQNIVHKICRLYTNDQDAHNDLFQEITIQLWKAFPKFRGESKFSTWMYRVALNTAITLYRKSKRSIKTQDFEGVSFKIASEDYDNTEERQLTQMYSAVKELNDIDKALVFLYLEDKNYKEISDTLGITEVNARVKMNRVKDKIRKILNP